One Denticeps clupeoides chromosome 12, fDenClu1.1, whole genome shotgun sequence genomic window carries:
- the LOC114801141 gene encoding caM kinase-like vesicle-associated protein, with protein MPFGCLTLGEKKDYNSPSEVTDKYDLGQIVKSEEFCEIFRAKDRNTLKMYTCKKFLKRDGRKVRKAAKNEILILKMVKHPNILQLVDVYETRKEYFLFLELATGREVFDWILDQGYYSERDTSNVIRQVMEAVAYLHSLHIVHRNLKLENLVYYNRLKNSKIVISDFHLAKLENGLIKEPCGTPEYLAPEVVGRQRYGRPVDCWALGVIMYILLSGNPPFYDETDDDDYENHDKNLFRKILAGDYEFDSPYWDDISDSAKSLVSRLMEVDQDQRLTAQEAINHEWISGNAASDKNIKDGVCAQIEKNFAKAKWKKAVRVTTLMKRLRAPEQSNSSAASPAAGDEQTPVLPTETPAAPDSAASSEQSPPATEPPAGGEGATGTPTLVPSRTEPIPEEVADPSSQCNGEASAGDEQNG; from the exons ATGCCATTTGGCTGCTTGACACTCGGGGAGAAAAAGGACTACAACAGTCCTTCTGAGGTGACGGATAAGTATGACCTGGGACAGATTGTTAAATC GGAGGAGTTCTGTGAGATTTTTAGAGCCAAGGACAGGAATACTTTGAAAATGTACACCTGCAAAAAATTCCTGAAAAGGGATGGGAGGAAAGTGCGAAAGGCGGCAAAGAATGAAATTCTCATTTTGAAGAT GGTGAAACATCCCAACATTTTGCAGCTGGTGGACGTCTATGAAACCAGAAAAGAATACTTCCTCTTCCTTGAACT TGCCACAGGCAGAGAGGTGTTTGACTGGATCCTTGATCAGGGGTACTACTCAGAGCGGGACACCAGCAATGTGATCCGGCAGGTGATGGAGGCTGTGGCATACCTGCACTCCCTCCATATCGTCCACAGGAACCTGAAG CTGGAGAACTTGGTGTATTATAACCGTCTGAAGAACTCCAAAATTGTCATCAGTGACTTCCACCTGGCCAAGCTGGAGAATGGCCTCATCAAAGAACCCTGTGGAACCCCGGAATACCTGG CTCCGGAGGTGGTGGGAAGGCAGCGATACGGAAGACCTGTGGACTGCTGGGCATTGGGTGTCATTATGTACATTCT gcTCTCCGGAAACCCGCCTTTCTACGATGAAACCGACGACGATGATTATGAAAACCATGACAAGAACCTGTTTCGTAAGATCTTGGCAGGAGACTATGAGTTTGACTCTCCCTACTGGGATGACATCTCAGACTCAG CGAAAAGCCTTGTCTCTCGGCTAATGGAAGTAGACCAGGACCAAAGGCTCACAGCACAGGAGGCCATAAACCATGAATG GATATCAGGAAATGCAGCTTCAGATAAGAATATTAAAGATGGAGTCTGTGCTCAGATAGAAAAGAACTTTGCCAAAGCTAAGTGGAAG AAAGCGGTTCGGGTCACAACTCTCATGAAGAGGCTGAGAGCCCCAGAACAGAGCAACTCGTCAGCAGCCAGTCCAGCCGCAGGGGATGAGCAGACCCCAGTGCTCCCGACCGAAACACCCGCTGCTCCTGACAGCGCCGCTTCCTCAGAGCAGAGTCCCCCTGCAACAGAGCCCCCGGCTGGTGGGGAGGGAGCCACCGGCACGCCAACACTCGTCCCCAGCCGGACCGAGCCCATCCCGGAGGAGGTAGCTGACCCCTCTTCACAGTGCAACGGGGAGGCTTCGGCAGGGGATGAGCAGAATggttga
- the sema3fb gene encoding semaphorin-3F isoform X5 codes for MDEDHDRMYVGSKDYILSLDLHDINREPLIIHWPVSQQRKTECILSGKDINGECGNFIRLIEPWNRTHLYACGTGAYNPVCTYVNRGRRPQSAMHLQMPQTRGRASRAADASDMVDEAVLQDYIFHLEPGKEDSGKGKCSYDPKLNSVSALINGELYAGVYIDFMGTDSAIFRTLGKQAAMRTDQYNSRWLNDPSFVHVHLIPDSAERNDDKLYFFFREKSSEMGQSLKSQSRIGRICLNDDGGHCCLVNKWSTFLKARLICSVPGADGIETHFDELRDVYIQPTQDTKNPVIYGVFSVSGSVFKGSAVCVYSMADIRMVFNGPFAHKEGPNYQWVAYSGKIPYPRPGTCPGGTFTPNMKSTKDYPDEVINFMRNHPTMYNAVYPVHKRPLVVRTNVDYEFTTITVDQVTAADGNYEVLFLGTDRGTVQKVIVLPKDDLQTEELVLEEVEVFKAPTAITTMKISSKRQQLYVASGVGVTHLALHRCDVYGEACADCCLARDPYCAWDGKSCSRYSASQKRLPFRRSRRQDVKYGNPIRQCRGYNSNTNKNTLEMVQYGVEGSTTFLECQARSPHALIKWHLHRDSNDRRKEVRSDGRILKTEQGLLLRSLQTSDSGIYVCTATEKNFKHMLVKLQLVVLSSHAVNNVLVETGRPAATSPQSSAWTPNAGQYKDLLTILSQPEMGLINQYCQDYWQLGEPMLGTIKAKDLKELKEQKKPRNRRHHNEETEEVET; via the exons GGCGAATGTGGAAACTTCATCCGTCTGATTGAGCCGTGGAACCGGACACACCTGTATGCCTGCGGTACCGGGGCGTACAATCCTGTTTGCACTTATGTGAACCGAGGACGGAGACCCCAG AGCGCCATGCACCTGCAGATGCCGCAGACCAGAGGGAGAGCTAGTCGCGCGGCCGACGCTAGCGACATGGTCGATGAAGCCGTGCTGCAG GactacatttttcatttggagCCAGGCAAAGAGGATTCTGGAAAAGGAAAATGCTCTTACGACCCAAAGCTGAACAGCGTCTCAGCTTTGATCA ATGGAGAGCTTTACGCTGGGGTCTACATCGACTTCATGGGAACAGACTCGGCTATTTTCCGCACGCTGGGGAAACAAGCTGCCATGAGGACGGACCAATACAACTCCAGATGGCTGAACG ACCCTTCCTTCGTTCATGTACACCTCATACCTGACAGCGCGGAGAGAAACGATGACAAACTTTATTTCTTCTTCCGGGAAAAGTCATCAGAAATGGGCCAGAGCCTCAAATCTCAGTCAAGGATTGGACGCATTTGTCTG AACGACGACGGTGGCCACTGCTGCCTTGTTAATAAGTGGAGCACCTTCCTCAAAGCACGACTGATCTGTTCCGTGCCAGGAGCCGATGGGATTGAGACCCACTTCGATGAGCTCC GAGATGTGTACATCCAACCCACCCAGGACACGAAAAATCCCGTCATCTATGGTGTTTTCTCAGTCTCCGG TTCTGTGTTCAAAGGCTCAGCAGTCTGCGTCTACTCTATGGCGGATATCCGAATGGTGTTCAATGGGCCTTTTGCTCACAAGGAGGGCCCAAACTACCAGTGGGTGGCATACAGTGGCAAAATTCCCTACCCTCGCCCAGGCACG TGCCCCGGAGGAACTTTCACCCCCAACATGAAGTCCACTAAGGACTACCCCGACGAAGTCATCAACTTCATGCGCAACCATCCCACCATGTACAATGCTGTCTATCCAGTGCACAAGCGCCCCCTAGTGGTCAGAACCAACGTGGACTATGAGTTCACCACCATCACAGTGGATCAAGTGACAGCTGCAGATGGCAACTATGAAGTTCTCTTCCTGGGCACCG ACAGAGGGACTGTCCAGAAGGTCATTGTTCTGCCCAAGGATGACCTGCAGACCGAGGAGCTTGttctggaggaggtggaggtgtttAAG gctCCGACTGCAATTACGACTATGAAAATATCATCTAAAAGg CAACAGCTCTATGTGGCATCAGGCGTGGGTGTAACCCACCTGGCCCTCCACCGCTGCGACGTCTATGGGGAGGCATGTGCCGACTGCTGCCTGGCCAGAGATCCGTACTGCGCCTGGGATGGGAAATCCTGCTCCCGGTACTCGGCATCACAAAAGAG actGCCCTTCAGACGCAGCCGGAGACAGGATGTTAAGTATGGCAACCCAATCCGACAATGCCGGGGCTACAACTCTAACA CTAATAAGAACACTCTGGAGATGGTGCAGTATGGTGTGGAGGGCAGCACCACCTTCCTGGAGTGtcaggccaggtctccacatgCACTGATCAAGTGGCATCTTCACAGAGACAGCAATGATCGCAGAAAGGAG GTGCGTTCTGATGGGAGGATACTAAAGACCGAGCAGGGATTGTTGTTGCGCTCGTTGCAGACCTCAGACTCTGGCATATATGTCTGCACTGCCACTGAGAAGAACTTCAAGCACATGCTGGTTAAGCTGCAGCTTGTGGTGCTGTCGAGTCATGCCGTCAACAACGTTCTGGTGGAGACCGGTAGGCCCGCGGCCACCTCCCCCCAGTCCAGCGCGTGGACGCCCAACGCAGGCCAATACAAGGACCTGCTCACCATCCTGAGCCAGCCGGAGATGGGCCTCATCAACCAGTACTGCCAGGACTACTGGCAGCTGGGAGAACCTATGCTGGGGACCATCAAGGCCAAAGACCTGAAGGAGCTGAAGGAGCAGAAGAAGCCGCGCAATCGCAGACATCACAATGAGGAAACTGAGGAAGTGGAGACATGA